GCCCGCCGGACGTCCGCCCCGGCCGGCCCGGGGAAGACCTGCCGGGCCGGCCCGCCCGCCGCCAGCAGCCCGGCCAGCTGCCGGTCACGCGCACCGGCGGTGGCCGGGGCGAGTGCCGCGATCCTGACCCGGGCGGCGATCTCCTGGCCCGCCCCCGGCGCCGTCACCCGGTGGCGTCGGTACGGGAAGACCCCGAGGAAGCGCCGCCGCTCGGTGCTCAGCAGGCCGCGGGCGGTGAGCGAGGCCAGCGCGGGCCCCACGGCGTCCCGGCCGATCCGCCGCACGGCCACGTCGAGCGTGGGCGGGCGCCGCCGCTTGCCGGCCTCGCCCAGCCGGGCCAGCACCCCGGCCGCCACCGGGTCCTGACCGGCGAACGGCTGGTACTGCGTGATGTGCCTGCCCTCCACCGCGATCGCGCCGCCGACCAGCATCTCGGCGAGCACCCCGCCGGCGAGCATCCGGTGGAATCCGCCGCTCATCCGGAC
The sequence above is a segment of the Kitasatospora sp. NBC_00240 genome. Coding sequences within it:
- a CDS encoding GPP34 family phosphoprotein — encoded protein: MTQPYARTIPEDLVLLCAGPAGGTVRMSGGFHRMLAGGVLAEMLVGGAIAVEGRHITQYQPFAGQDPVAAGVLARLGEAGKRRRPPTLDVAVRRIGRDAVGPALASLTARGLLSTERRRFLGVFPYRRHRVTAPGAGQEIAARVRIAALAPATAGARDRQLAGLLAAGGPARQVFPGPAGADVRRALKALVRELPIAGAVQRVISSDAAAASSG